The proteins below are encoded in one region of Rutidosis leptorrhynchoides isolate AG116_Rl617_1_P2 unplaced genomic scaffold, CSIRO_AGI_Rlap_v1 contig192, whole genome shotgun sequence:
- the LOC139881758 gene encoding uncharacterized protein, whose translation MAKKRKSDATRLDEVDRSMYSSFCSAANSLSQLHTQAMNHQRLLFQAGERNALEKLYQWILRKQEEGTRVATVDIFAYLQNELDYSIEEPPPASPRVPFQQNQLSSDQQTKNSVFSNALSSPVRRNLQHYHSSPPGRAHQLNNLMSSANVPSPNLDSPSDSMDMHTESPGRGGAPY comes from the exons ATGGCGAAGAAGAGGAAATCAGATGCCACGCGTCTCGACGAGGTCGACCGCTCTATGTATTCCTCGTTTTGCAGTGCCGCCAATTCTTTATCTCAGCTACATACCCAGGCTATGAACCACCAACGCCTCCTCTTTCAGGCTGGTGAACGTAACGCTCTG GAGAAACTTTATCAGTGGATATTGAGAAAGCAAGAAGAAGGAACAAGAGTGGCAACAGTTGATATATTTGCATACTTGCAG AACGAGCTTGATTACTCGATAGAGGAGCCACCACCAGCATCTCCCAGGGTTCCTTTTCAGCAGAACCAACTATCTTCCGATCAGCAAACCAAGAACTCAGTCTTCTCCAATGCTCTGTCCAGTCCTGTTCGGCGTAACCTCCAGCACTACCACTCGTCGCCACCAGGCAGGGCCCACCAGTTGAATAATCTCATGTCATCTGCCAATGTACCTTCTCCCAATCTGGACTCTCCGAGTGACTCGATGGATATGCATACTGAGAGTCCAGGCCGTGGTGGGGCACCTTACTAA